The following are encoded in a window of uncultured Methanobrevibacter sp. genomic DNA:
- a CDS encoding aldo/keto reductase, producing MQYLNLNNGIKMPILGFGTYQIPPEETKRAVLDAIDVGYRLIDTAQAYQNEKEVGEAISECGIPREELFITTKVWIENYGYENCKSSVLESLEKLGLDYIDLVLLHHPFSDYYGAYRALEELYEEGLVKSIGVSNFYPDRLCDICLFGRKVIPAVNQVETNPFNAQYLAQANMEKNGVQMSAWAPFAEGREGIFENETLVKIGKKHGKTSAQVILRWLVDRSIIVLAKSTHKERMAENIDVFDFALDEEDMLEIMELDKSKSMFLDHRDPETVESFDEIVDSGKNKIDSQNI from the coding sequence ATGCAATACTTGAATTTAAACAATGGCATTAAAATGCCAATACTTGGATTTGGAACATATCAGATTCCTCCTGAGGAAACAAAACGTGCCGTGCTTGATGCAATCGATGTGGGATACAGATTGATTGATACCGCACAGGCTTATCAAAATGAAAAGGAAGTTGGTGAGGCAATTTCCGAGTGTGGAATCCCAAGGGAGGAATTGTTCATCACAACAAAGGTGTGGATTGAAAACTACGGATATGAAAACTGCAAATCTTCAGTTTTGGAGTCATTGGAAAAATTAGGTCTTGACTATATCGATTTGGTATTGCTGCACCATCCATTTTCAGACTATTATGGTGCTTACAGGGCTCTTGAAGAATTATATGAAGAGGGATTGGTTAAATCCATAGGTGTTTCAAACTTCTACCCTGACCGATTGTGTGATATCTGTCTTTTTGGCCGCAAGGTTATTCCGGCTGTCAATCAGGTGGAGACAAATCCTTTCAATGCCCAATATCTTGCTCAGGCCAACATGGAGAAAAACGGTGTGCAGATGTCAGCATGGGCACCATTTGCCGAAGGCCGTGAGGGAATATTTGAAAATGAAACTTTGGTAAAAATTGGTAAAAAACATGGAAAAACCTCTGCACAGGTAATTCTCAGATGGTTGGTTGACAGAAGCATAATCGTTTTAGCAAAATCCACTCACAAGGAAAGGATGGCTGAAAATATCGACGTGTTTGATTTCGCACTTGATGAGGAAGATATGTTGGAAATAATGGAATTAGACAAGTCCAAAAGCATGTTCTTAGACCATAGGGATCCTGAAACTGTGGAATCGTTTGACGAGATTGTGGATAGTGGAAAAAACAAAATTGATAGTCAGAATATTTAA
- a CDS encoding O-acetylhomoserine aminocarboxypropyltransferase/cysteine synthase family protein produces the protein MAYQIKNKKNISTIGVHAGQEEVDETGSRVTPIYQTTSYVFDSPEQAANRFALTEAGNIYTRLNNPTTEAFEKRMAAIEGGTAAYATASGMAAIFYAIINLTQVGDNIVSADNLYGGTYELFENTLEELGRTVTFVDSQSPDEFEAAIDDRTRAIYVESIGNPKLDIPDFDRLAEIAHSHGIPLIADNTVGIGSVRPFDHGADIIASSATKYIGGHGTTLGGIVIEKGDFDWMNGKFPTLSEPDDTYNGLIFAETFGEAAFTTRLRTVVGRDTGAVPSPFNSFLLMQGLETLGLRIERHAYNAMEVAKHLEAHPKVAWVTYSGLESSPNHEVAKMYAEKGYGGIVSFGLKAGYDGALKFIENVELISFLANIGDAKSLVTHPASTTHSQLTEEQQLSTGVTPDLIRFSVGIEDIEDILADVDQALDKI, from the coding sequence ATGGCGTATCAAATTAAAAACAAGAAAAATATTTCAACAATTGGTGTACATGCTGGTCAGGAAGAGGTTGACGAAACCGGTTCAAGGGTAACACCGATTTATCAGACAACATCATATGTATTTGACTCACCTGAACAGGCTGCAAACAGATTTGCACTTACAGAAGCAGGTAACATTTATACAAGATTAAACAATCCTACCACTGAAGCATTCGAAAAAAGAATGGCTGCCATTGAAGGGGGAACTGCAGCATATGCAACCGCATCAGGTATGGCTGCAATATTTTATGCGATTATCAACCTGACTCAGGTTGGTGATAATATCGTATCAGCAGATAACCTTTACGGCGGAACATATGAGCTATTTGAAAATACCCTTGAGGAATTGGGAAGAACTGTGACATTCGTTGACTCACAGTCTCCGGATGAGTTTGAAGCAGCTATTGATGATAGAACCCGTGCAATATATGTTGAATCAATTGGTAATCCTAAATTGGACATTCCTGATTTTGACAGGTTGGCTGAAATCGCACATTCACATGGAATCCCATTAATTGCGGATAATACTGTAGGTATAGGTTCTGTAAGACCATTTGACCATGGTGCAGACATCATTGCATCATCCGCCACCAAATACATCGGCGGTCACGGTACCACTTTAGGCGGAATCGTCATCGAAAAGGGTGACTTTGACTGGATGAACGGAAAATTCCCTACACTATCTGAACCTGATGACACATACAACGGCTTGATTTTTGCTGAAACATTTGGTGAAGCAGCTTTTACCACAAGACTCAGGACAGTTGTTGGTAGAGACACCGGTGCAGTACCTTCACCGTTCAATTCATTCCTGCTTATGCAGGGTCTTGAGACATTAGGATTAAGAATTGAAAGACATGCATATAATGCAATGGAGGTTGCAAAACACCTTGAAGCCCATCCTAAAGTCGCTTGGGTAACATATTCAGGTCTCGAATCCTCACCGAACCATGAGGTTGCCAAAATGTATGCCGAAAAGGGTTATGGTGGAATCGTTTCATTCGGTTTAAAAGCAGGTTATGACGGTGCATTGAAATTCATCGAAAACGTTGAATTGATTTCATTTTTAGCTAATATCGGAGATGCAAAATCCCTTGTTACTCATCCTGCATCAACCACTCATTCCCAACTTACTGAAGAGCAGCAGTTATCCACTGGAGTTACACCTGACTTAATCAGGTTTTCAGTGGGTATTGAGGATATTGAGGATATTCTCGCTGATGTTGACCAGGCTTTAGATAAAATTTAG
- a CDS encoding DNA polymerase beta superfamily protein, producing MENVIAQQLAKIEEDNNVTILYACESGSRAWGFDNVESDYDVRFIFKRNDLKEYLSISNQDDVIELMDGDLDMVGWDIKKALYLHYRSNPNLREWLISPIRYLDLKTDVFIGLPDFDTSVLKYHYTSIAVNNWKKLSKKDLEITKRVIKMYMYNCRCILTWILLDNGLNPPINIFELLSHFDGEIKKDICYMIDYYKGNCCSDLDFDVLDRINQWMEINLAVMKNTFPKNDDGRDLKLYDDKFFEILSQDFENYIIDKKTF from the coding sequence ATGGAAAACGTTATCGCCCAACAATTGGCAAAAATTGAAGAGGATAACAATGTAACCATATTGTATGCCTGCGAATCAGGTTCAAGGGCATGGGGCTTTGATAATGTTGAAAGTGATTATGATGTTCGTTTTATTTTCAAAAGAAATGACTTGAAGGAATATCTCTCCATATCAAATCAAGATGATGTCATCGAATTGATGGATGGGGATTTGGATATGGTCGGATGGGATATTAAAAAGGCACTTTATCTGCACTACCGAAGTAATCCCAACCTGAGGGAATGGCTAATAAGTCCTATCAGATATTTGGACTTAAAAACAGATGTTTTTATAGGATTGCCTGACTTTGACACATCCGTTCTGAAATACCATTATACAAGCATTGCAGTCAATAACTGGAAGAAATTGTCCAAAAAAGATTTGGAAATCACAAAACGAGTCATAAAAATGTATATGTACAATTGCAGGTGCATATTGACATGGATTCTTTTGGATAATGGTTTAAATCCTCCAATCAATATTTTTGAACTGTTGAGTCATTTTGATGGTGAAATTAAAAAGGATATATGTTATATGATTGATTATTATAAGGGCAATTGTTGCTCTGATTTGGATTTTGATGTTTTAGATAGAATCAATCAGTGGATGGAAATTAATTTGGCAGTAATGAAAAACACTTTTCCTAAAAATGATGACGGGCGCGATTTAAAATTGTATGATGATAAATTTTTTGAAATACTTTCCCAGGATTTCGAAAATTATATAATCGATAAAAAGACTTTTTAA
- a CDS encoding SIS domain-containing protein codes for MIIIVSKSGKSNSITQIVEDSKLDNVKFLAVCGNTESELAQKADARIVIDSLPQTLVNLEDSDVEKFMEGMPRSLVNFESDEEIRSKIDNLPKKSADLSSNSVWNAVNELPAEIRGISNIYRPLELILMGTAFELSALVLLDALVSELMHKLNLREKDLKSYHDVLSSSI; via the coding sequence ATCATTATCATTGTTTCAAAATCAGGTAAATCTAACTCCATTACACAAATAGTTGAGGATTCCAAATTGGACAATGTTAAATTTTTGGCTGTATGTGGCAATACTGAATCTGAACTTGCACAAAAGGCTGATGCACGCATTGTCATCGATTCTCTTCCTCAAACCCTCGTCAATCTCGAAGACAGTGATGTTGAAAAGTTCATGGAGGGTATGCCTAGAAGTTTGGTTAACTTTGAAAGTGATGAGGAAATAAGATCTAAAATCGATAATCTTCCTAAAAAATCTGCAGATTTATCAAGTAATTCTGTTTGGAATGCAGTCAATGAATTGCCAGCAGAAATTAGGGGAATTAGTAACATTTACCGTCCATTGGAATTGATATTGATGGGCACTGCTTTTGAATTGTCCGCTTTAGTGTTGCTTGATGCATTGGTCAGCGAGTTGATGCATAAATTAAATCTACGTGAAAAAGATTTAAAATCTTATCATGATGTTTTAAGCAGTTCAATTTAA
- a CDS encoding MFS transporter, whose translation MKNENLIIYIMMLGTFGVLSTEMGVVGILPQIAEYFSVDITQAGLFVSLFALTIAICGIFMPLVFSKFDRKKSFTLVLAVFTVFSTIGAFVSDFNIALICRIIPAIFHPIYCGLALTVAAEIVEPEKAQDAVSKVIMGVSAGMIVGVPITTFVATNFGYQFSMLWFSLVTFIALIATVIFFPALPGKEQSYGSQVKVATTGVFIISVLGVIFLNGGMYTAYSYIAEFLNSITQIFGTELSIVLFIYGVASIVGNWVGAKLLNNKSKLTVLTFPIIFSVLMIGVFILSGAKIPMIALMVFWGLLAGIGNDISQYLMVSAAPDAPEFANGIFLSMGNVGVTLGTTIAGAVVVGMGVQYVMIAAIAVMIIDLALLLIRTNKYHIEG comes from the coding sequence ATGAAGAATGAAAATCTTATTATATACATCATGATGTTAGGTACTTTTGGAGTTTTAAGTACTGAAATGGGAGTAGTAGGAATTCTACCCCAAATTGCCGAATATTTTAGCGTTGACATTACCCAGGCAGGATTGTTTGTAAGCCTATTCGCACTTACAATAGCAATCTGTGGAATATTCATGCCATTGGTCTTTTCAAAATTCGACCGCAAAAAAAGTTTCACATTAGTCCTTGCCGTGTTTACAGTTTTCTCAACAATAGGTGCATTTGTAAGTGATTTTAACATAGCATTGATATGCAGAATTATCCCTGCAATCTTCCATCCGATATACTGCGGTTTGGCCTTAACCGTTGCTGCTGAAATCGTTGAGCCTGAAAAGGCACAGGATGCGGTAAGCAAGGTCATAATGGGAGTGTCTGCGGGAATGATTGTGGGAGTGCCGATCACCACATTCGTTGCAACAAACTTCGGATACCAGTTTTCAATGCTCTGGTTCAGTCTGGTGACATTCATCGCATTGATAGCTACAGTAATATTTTTCCCAGCCCTTCCAGGAAAGGAACAGTCATATGGAAGCCAGGTTAAGGTGGCAACAACAGGAGTGTTCATAATTTCAGTTCTTGGAGTGATATTCCTAAACGGAGGAATGTACACAGCATATTCATACATCGCAGAGTTCCTCAATTCCATTACACAGATATTTGGAACAGAATTGAGCATAGTGCTCTTCATTTATGGGGTTGCATCAATCGTTGGAAACTGGGTTGGAGCAAAACTGTTAAACAACAAATCCAAACTTACCGTTCTAACATTCCCTATCATATTTTCAGTGCTGATGATTGGTGTTTTCATATTAAGCGGTGCAAAAATACCAATGATAGCATTAATGGTGTTCTGGGGATTACTTGCAGGTATCGGTAATGACATATCACAGTACCTGATGGTGTCAGCGGCACCAGATGCACCGGAATTTGCAAACGGAATATTTTTAAGTATGGGAAATGTCGGCGTGACCCTTGGAACAACAATCGCCGGAGCGGTAGTTGTCGGAATGGGCGTCCAATATGTTATGATTGCAGCAATTGCAGTTATGATAATCGATTTGGCACTTTTATTAATCAGAACCAACAAATATCACATCGAGGGATAA
- a CDS encoding 7-cyano-7-deazaguanine synthase — MYDKEFILNEVNNIRSEIGHDRVNIFIEEIYFKDNELWIITEDRPDKSAIIGKGGWVVGKLREKLGLESIHVESYGDFLNKKYKLNLSKKTVHNLDLNSVGLNNLEKTIDNKLENIYSFNFDAYFKENEFEESHNTEAVVALSGGVDSSFSLILAKKLGFNPVAVTVDPGTIILPNQFKKNIKHLTEALDIQHTYINADYGEIISESFTGNVHPCGRCSKNTGELVKKYAKDNEIPIIIFGDMLATGSQCINLQEDSLYRLNLPASLSVGKQEIKSLIKNYDLMTFKGFGCPLLYEVHRKFPYMRKFSIQRILRETRSGALEPGEALDLIWSFNKP, encoded by the coding sequence ATGTATGATAAGGAATTCATTTTAAATGAGGTCAACAATATCCGCTCTGAAATCGGCCATGACAGGGTAAACATTTTCATTGAGGAGATTTACTTCAAGGATAACGAGTTGTGGATTATTACAGAGGACCGTCCGGACAAATCTGCCATCATCGGCAAAGGCGGTTGGGTTGTTGGAAAACTCCGGGAAAAATTAGGTCTTGAAAGCATCCATGTAGAATCATATGGCGACTTTCTAAACAAGAAATACAAGCTGAATTTATCCAAAAAAACAGTGCATAATCTTGATTTGAATTCAGTCGGCCTCAACAACCTTGAAAAAACTATAGACAATAAACTGGAGAATATTTACAGTTTTAATTTTGATGCATACTTCAAAGAAAATGAATTCGAGGAATCCCACAATACTGAAGCTGTTGTCGCACTTTCAGGTGGTGTTGACAGTAGCTTTTCCCTAATTTTAGCCAAAAAACTTGGTTTCAATCCGGTTGCAGTTACTGTTGATCCGGGAACCATCATCCTGCCCAACCAATTCAAAAAGAACATCAAACATCTAACCGAAGCGCTTGACATCCAACATACCTACATCAATGCGGACTATGGTGAAATAATTTCAGAGTCATTTACCGGAAATGTTCACCCCTGCGGAAGATGCTCCAAAAATACCGGTGAGCTTGTCAAAAAATATGCAAAAGATAACGAAATTCCAATAATTATATTTGGTGATATGCTTGCAACCGGCAGTCAATGCATAAATTTACAAGAGGATTCATTATATCGCTTGAACCTTCCGGCAAGTTTAAGTGTTGGCAAGCAAGAGATAAAATCCTTAATCAAAAACTATGATTTAATGACATTCAAAGGATTCGGATGTCCCCTTCTTTATGAGGTCCACAGGAAATTCCCATATATGAGAAAATTTTCAATACAAAGAATTTTAAGGGAAACCCGTTCAGGCGCACTGGAACCTGGAGAAGCCCTTGATTTGATCTGGAGTTTCAACAAACCTTAA
- a CDS encoding aldo/keto reductase, translated as MEYRKLGNTGIEVSEIAFGAEFLVERPYEDTEELIRACEANGINFVDCWMSEPDVRSHLGKAIKPNRENWVIQGHIGSTWQNNQYVRTRDMDKVIPAFEDFMERFQIDTLDFGMIHYVDLIEDYENIMNGPFMEYVRKLKDEGTIEHIGLSTHNPDVGMLAAQNPEIELLMFSINPAYDMFGAMEDIEEYRKEDAYDESLFGLNPQRAEIYELCEKNGTAITVMKAFAGGNLLSDETSPFGVALTPIQCIHYCLEQKDVSSVFAGVKTVQELEESLKYCSATDAEKDYAETLKNAPKHSFEGQCTYCGHCQPCTSQIDIAMVNKLYDLAKNKDEVPASIQEHYNNLKFNATDCIACGDCEPRCPFNVHIVDVMLDAQDLFGF; from the coding sequence ATGGAATACAGAAAATTGGGCAACACTGGAATTGAAGTGTCCGAGATTGCATTCGGTGCGGAATTTCTGGTTGAAAGGCCATATGAGGATACTGAAGAATTGATCAGAGCATGTGAAGCTAATGGAATAAATTTTGTTGACTGCTGGATGAGTGAACCTGATGTGAGGTCACATTTGGGTAAGGCCATAAAACCCAACCGTGAAAATTGGGTGATACAGGGACATATCGGTTCCACATGGCAGAACAATCAATATGTAAGAACACGTGATATGGATAAGGTGATTCCTGCATTTGAAGACTTTATGGAAAGATTTCAAATCGATACACTTGACTTTGGTATGATTCATTATGTTGATTTGATTGAGGATTATGAAAATATAATGAACGGTCCTTTCATGGAATATGTAAGAAAACTCAAGGATGAGGGAACAATCGAACACATTGGATTGAGTACTCACAATCCTGATGTGGGGATGTTGGCAGCTCAAAACCCTGAAATCGAGCTTTTGATGTTTTCAATAAATCCAGCTTATGACATGTTCGGTGCAATGGAGGACATTGAAGAGTACAGAAAAGAGGATGCATATGATGAATCACTGTTCGGTTTAAATCCTCAAAGGGCAGAAATATATGAGCTTTGTGAGAAAAACGGCACTGCAATAACAGTGATGAAGGCCTTTGCTGGAGGAAACCTTCTCAGTGATGAGACTTCGCCGTTCGGTGTTGCATTGACTCCAATTCAATGTATTCACTACTGTCTTGAACAAAAGGATGTGTCAAGTGTATTTGCTGGTGTAAAAACCGTCCAGGAACTTGAGGAGTCATTGAAATATTGTTCTGCTACAGATGCTGAAAAGGATTATGCTGAAACATTAAAGAACGCTCCAAAACATTCATTTGAAGGACAGTGTACATATTGCGGACATTGCCAGCCATGTACCTCTCAAATCGACATCGCAATGGTGAACAAGTTATATGATTTGGCCAAAAACAAGGATGAGGTTCCGGCAAGCATACAGGAGCATTATAACAATTTGAAATTCAATGCAACTGATTGTATAGCATGCGGGGACTGTGAGCCTAGATGTCCTTTCAATGTGCATATTGTTGATGTGATGCTTGATGCACAGGATCTGTTCGGATTTTAG
- a CDS encoding tetratricopeptide repeat protein, which translates to MKEDIKSKIDEAMGYIQNDTERAIEIFDEILKIDSENIEALNGKGSSLMKLNRMDDAEKYFDHSLSLNETSSALISKGIISKNKKDYEQSLYYYDKAINLNPNLNNIITLLKNEILELIDSDVEIDLNTYNSPANELIKKGLEYKKSNKLWDAMDCYEKAMKTDEKSRNSIQALINEIKSILQNELMIKMPQLGKSKIDNLKMKSLKLLLIEENPKQAMMIMNLILEDDENDIDTLNQKGCILFLFDEYKDALKCFEKCLKIDKTYYWALFNKAITLRRMKNMNDALKCFDELLKIPHCYNKVKPYQLEILDKLHEENMN; encoded by the coding sequence ATGAAAGAGGATATTAAATCAAAAATTGATGAAGCAATGGGTTATATTCAAAATGACACCGAAAGGGCAATTGAAATTTTTGATGAAATATTGAAAATCGATTCCGAAAATATTGAAGCCCTTAACGGAAAAGGATCATCATTGATGAAATTAAACCGCATGGATGATGCTGAAAAATATTTTGACCATTCACTATCCCTTAATGAAACCTCATCAGCACTTATAAGCAAAGGCATAATATCCAAAAATAAAAAAGATTACGAACAGTCCCTATACTACTATGACAAGGCAATTAATCTCAATCCCAATTTAAATAATATCATCACACTCCTTAAAAACGAGATACTAGAATTGATTGACAGTGATGTTGAAATCGATTTGAACACTTACAATTCACCAGCAAATGAGTTGATAAAAAAAGGATTGGAATATAAAAAATCAAATAAACTGTGGGATGCAATGGACTGTTATGAAAAAGCTATGAAAACAGATGAAAAATCCCGAAATTCAATACAGGCATTGATAAATGAAATCAAATCTATTCTTCAGAATGAATTGATGATTAAAATGCCCCAATTGGGAAAGTCAAAAATAGACAATTTGAAAATGAAAAGCCTGAAACTCCTTTTAATTGAAGAAAATCCGAAACAGGCCATGATGATAATGAACCTGATTTTGGAAGATGATGAAAATGATATAGATACTCTCAATCAGAAAGGATGTATCTTATTTTTATTTGATGAATATAAAGATGCACTCAAATGCTTTGAAAAATGTTTAAAAATTGATAAAACTTACTATTGGGCACTATTCAACAAGGCAATAACATTAAGAAGAATGAAAAATATGAATGATGCCCTTAAATGTTTTGATGAACTTTTAAAGATACCTCACTGCTACAATAAGGTTAAACCATACCAACTGGAAATATTAGATAAGCTACATGAAGAAAATATGAACTAA
- a CDS encoding MarR family winged helix-turn-helix transcriptional regulator — protein MALPEQFQKENSENIFIYHYVEEMIANYGKFIRDLLDETEITRAEIPFLIRVRFSQKTTQKELVELFKVSEGYTAKLLRKFEDLGYITRREDPSNRRQKIVELTDKGMKKTDELIKMIDEWERKVTSEMSDDEVTLLKSLLFKVVQS, from the coding sequence ATGGCACTGCCGGAACAATTTCAAAAGGAAAATTCAGAAAACATCTTCATTTACCATTACGTTGAAGAGATGATAGCAAATTACGGTAAATTCATTAGGGACCTGCTTGATGAAACAGAAATAACCCGTGCGGAAATTCCATTTTTGATTAGAGTGAGATTTTCACAGAAAACAACACAAAAGGAACTGGTGGAACTGTTTAAGGTCAGTGAAGGATATACAGCCAAACTCTTAAGGAAATTTGAGGATTTGGGATACATTACAAGACGAGAGGACCCATCAAACAGACGTCAAAAAATCGTGGAACTTACCGACAAGGGCATGAAAAAAACTGATGAGCTGATAAAAATGATTGACGAATGGGAAAGGAAGGTCACTTCAGAAATGTCCGATGATGAAGTGACACTCCTAAAAAGCTTACTATTTAAAGTAGTTCAATCATAA